Proteins from a genomic interval of Paenibacillus sp. FSL H8-0048:
- a CDS encoding UvrD-helicase domain-containing protein, with translation MSTRPVPETKPEGSLWSDDQWRAIAESGSDILVAAAAGSGKTAVLVERIIRKISNEEAGFSVDRLLVATFTKAAASEMRQRIREALERKLEEDSEGGNEYLRRQLALLGRASITTLHSFCLEVIRRYYQMIPIDPGFRILNEHEAEMMRQELLEELLEEKYGEVAGDGEDTLFVQLADWFSGERSDDAVHSLIQRLHDFARSHPWPAQWLRDTAADFALPDAEALSHTPWVQSILAEARLTLKGAISQLEQGREIALQPGGPAPYAENLAADLEMAQGLLDAVDSQPWAGLYDIFMEISFGKLKPCKKDATVPLLQESVKAIRDQVKKSLLELQKSLFGRPAESFLGELHTAAPLMQELAETVIAFGERYRLEKAGRGLVDFSDLEHYCLQILRHPDSQPGHSLPSDAAMEYRSQFDEVLLDEYQDTNSVQEEIVRLISREAPGNRFMVGDMKQSIYRFRLAEPGLFLDKYRRFSNELSYGDKPDGRAEANLGLEGQEDGLVIDLARNFRSRLEVVNAVNMVFRQIMDSNVAEISYDERAELVYGANFPGAEEKGPDTYFAPELLLIDKGSSSPGPADEAAEDDELPLLELEAAESETAQLEARAIARRISQMTGMTGGEPLLIYDKGLRIMRPVVYGDIVILLRSARVWTPLMIEELRGEGIPAYGDQNKGYFQATEVEIALSLLQIVDNPRQDIPLAGVLRSPVVNLREEELAKVRLCSRGTFYDALVAASEAGAALRDDPPDLFGEAGLLAGQDAGTGDTAGETAAASELTPSSGNEGVQEDIIDGTDASAALRDIPLTLQRKLKAFLDMLENWRNAARQGSLSELIWRIYRESGYLEWVGGLPGGFQRQNNLKALYDRAVQFENETSARGLFRFLVFISRLRENGGDLGVAGGSSEEAGGVRIMTIHKSKGLEFPVVFLAGMAKMFNRQDLHSPFLMHKELGFGPRFVERETRVSYPTLPYLAINRRSRLELLAEEMRVLYVGLTRPRDKMILVGTVRDLPRTVSGWAAMQGREELLLADHLLARGRSYLDWVGPALIRHPAAAILRKLAGSEGPVSTVLHGDESNWSITVTGAAELSPGAFLAGDGDQDKNEQRRVMLEALRRGRAVSTPETLAAAQIAERLGWTYRYAAASSIPAKTSVTELKGLLSMQEQPSYDQLEERKLPGRPDERNERGYRDSLHLQRPKFMEKRGLTPAERGTAYHTVMQHIPLDEPVDRSVLEATLVRLERLAILSREQAEAVVLEEVEQFCRSELGHRLFHSAWKTREQPFSYTMPAGEAYRGLDYLDEAAAGLADEPGGGDFAETVLIQGVIDCLFREEGRLILLDYKTDHIPPHGDGLAQLSDKYRFQLELYSKALLDILGEPVSEVWLYFFDGGHAVRL, from the coding sequence GTGAGCACAAGACCTGTACCCGAAACGAAGCCGGAGGGCAGTCTGTGGAGTGATGACCAGTGGCGTGCCATTGCCGAGAGCGGCAGCGATATTCTCGTGGCGGCGGCAGCCGGTTCCGGCAAAACGGCGGTTCTCGTCGAGCGGATAATCCGCAAGATTAGCAATGAGGAAGCAGGATTCAGCGTAGACCGGCTGCTGGTGGCAACCTTCACCAAGGCTGCCGCCTCCGAGATGCGCCAGCGTATCCGGGAAGCGCTTGAGCGTAAGCTTGAGGAGGACAGTGAAGGCGGGAACGAATATTTGCGCCGCCAGCTTGCTCTCTTGGGCAGAGCCTCCATTACCACGCTGCATTCCTTCTGCCTTGAAGTCATCCGCCGGTATTACCAGATGATTCCGATTGATCCCGGCTTCCGTATCCTGAATGAGCATGAGGCGGAGATGATGCGCCAGGAGCTGCTGGAAGAGCTGCTGGAGGAGAAATACGGCGAGGTTGCCGGGGACGGAGAAGATACCCTGTTCGTGCAGCTCGCAGACTGGTTCAGCGGTGAACGGAGCGATGATGCGGTGCACTCGCTGATTCAGCGGCTGCATGATTTCGCGCGCAGCCATCCCTGGCCTGCGCAGTGGCTGCGGGATACCGCAGCCGACTTTGCGCTGCCGGATGCCGAGGCTCTGAGCCATACGCCTTGGGTGCAGAGCATTCTTGCCGAAGCCCGGCTTACACTGAAGGGGGCGATCAGCCAGCTGGAGCAGGGGCGTGAGATCGCGCTTCAGCCCGGCGGTCCGGCGCCTTATGCGGAGAATCTTGCGGCCGATCTGGAGATGGCGCAGGGCCTGCTGGACGCGGTGGACTCGCAGCCCTGGGCCGGATTATATGATATCTTCATGGAGATCTCCTTCGGGAAGCTGAAGCCCTGCAAGAAGGATGCTACCGTTCCGCTGCTTCAGGAGAGCGTGAAGGCGATCCGGGATCAGGTGAAGAAGAGCCTGCTGGAGCTGCAGAAATCCCTGTTCGGCCGTCCGGCAGAATCCTTCCTGGGTGAGCTTCATACAGCGGCTCCGCTGATGCAGGAGCTGGCGGAGACCGTAATCGCCTTCGGTGAACGCTACCGTCTGGAGAAGGCGGGCCGGGGGCTGGTGGACTTCAGTGATCTGGAGCATTACTGCCTGCAGATTCTGCGTCATCCGGATTCACAGCCGGGGCATTCGCTCCCGTCGGATGCGGCGATGGAGTACCGCAGCCAGTTCGACGAAGTGCTGCTGGATGAATATCAGGATACCAACAGTGTGCAGGAGGAGATTGTCCGGCTGATCTCCCGGGAAGCCCCCGGAAACCGCTTCATGGTCGGGGATATGAAGCAGAGTATTTACCGGTTCCGCCTGGCGGAGCCGGGCCTGTTCCTGGACAAATACCGCAGGTTCAGTAATGAGCTGTCCTACGGAGACAAGCCAGATGGCCGGGCGGAGGCTAATCTGGGACTGGAGGGACAGGAGGATGGTCTCGTCATCGATCTGGCCCGCAATTTCCGCAGCAGGCTGGAAGTGGTGAATGCGGTGAATATGGTCTTCCGGCAGATTATGGACAGCAATGTCGCGGAGATCAGTTACGACGAGCGGGCAGAGCTGGTGTACGGAGCGAATTTTCCGGGAGCCGAAGAGAAAGGGCCGGATACTTATTTTGCGCCGGAGCTGCTGCTGATCGACAAGGGGAGCTCTTCCCCGGGGCCGGCGGATGAAGCAGCAGAGGACGATGAGCTGCCTCTTCTGGAGCTGGAGGCTGCCGAGAGTGAGACTGCACAGCTGGAAGCACGGGCTATTGCCCGGCGCATCTCGCAGATGACGGGAATGACCGGCGGTGAGCCGCTGCTGATCTATGATAAAGGACTGCGGATCATGCGTCCCGTAGTATATGGCGACATTGTCATTCTGCTGCGTTCGGCCCGGGTATGGACGCCGCTGATGATTGAGGAGCTGCGGGGTGAAGGCATCCCGGCATACGGGGACCAGAACAAGGGGTATTTTCAGGCTACCGAGGTGGAAATTGCCCTCTCCCTGCTGCAGATTGTCGATAATCCCCGTCAGGACATTCCGCTGGCTGGAGTGCTGCGCTCACCGGTGGTGAATCTCCGGGAGGAGGAGCTGGCGAAGGTGCGGCTGTGCAGCAGAGGGACGTTCTACGATGCGCTGGTTGCGGCTTCTGAAGCAGGGGCGGCACTGCGGGACGATCCGCCGGATCTGTTCGGGGAGGCCGGGCTGCTGGCAGGGCAGGATGCCGGTACTGGTGACACAGCCGGTGAGACGGCCGCTGCGTCAGAGCTTACGCCATCGTCAGGAAATGAGGGGGTACAGGAAGATATAATTGACGGAACCGATGCTTCAGCGGCGCTGCGGGATATTCCGCTTACGCTGCAGCGTAAGCTTAAGGCCTTCCTGGACATGCTGGAGAACTGGAGAAATGCGGCCCGGCAAGGAAGCTTAAGCGAGCTGATCTGGAGGATCTACCGTGAGAGCGGGTATCTGGAGTGGGTCGGGGGGCTTCCCGGAGGCTTTCAGCGCCAGAACAATTTAAAGGCGCTGTATGACCGGGCTGTTCAATTCGAGAACGAGACCTCGGCCAGAGGGTTGTTCCGCTTCCTGGTGTTTATCTCACGGCTGAGAGAGAACGGCGGCGATCTGGGGGTTGCGGGAGGAAGCAGCGAGGAGGCCGGGGGCGTCAGAATTATGACGATCCACAAGTCAAAGGGGCTGGAATTCCCTGTTGTCTTCCTGGCAGGTATGGCCAAAATGTTCAACCGTCAGGACCTCCACTCTCCGTTCCTGATGCACAAGGAGCTTGGTTTCGGACCGCGCTTCGTGGAGCGGGAGACCCGGGTCAGCTACCCGACGCTGCCCTATCTGGCGATTAACCGCCGTTCGCGGCTGGAGCTGCTCGCTGAGGAGATGCGCGTGCTCTATGTCGGACTGACCCGTCCGCGCGACAAAATGATTCTGGTCGGCACGGTCAGGGATCTGCCGCGCACGGTGTCCGGCTGGGCCGCGATGCAGGGCCGCGAGGAACTGCTGCTGGCGGATCACCTGCTGGCCAGGGGCCGCAGCTATCTGGACTGGGTGGGGCCAGCGCTGATCCGCCACCCTGCCGCTGCTATTCTGCGCAAGCTGGCAGGCAGTGAGGGACCGGTATCCACAGTGCTGCATGGCGATGAGTCGAACTGGAGCATTACGGTGACTGGTGCAGCGGAGCTTAGCCCGGGTGCCTTTCTTGCCGGGGACGGCGATCAGGACAAAAACGAACAACGCCGGGTGATGCTGGAGGCGCTCCGCAGGGGCAGGGCGGTGTCAACACCCGAGACCTTGGCAGCTGCGCAGATTGCAGAGAGACTGGGCTGGACTTACCGGTATGCGGCAGCGTCAAGCATCCCTGCTAAGACCTCGGTCACCGAGCTCAAGGGGTTATTGTCGATGCAGGAGCAGCCGTCGTACGACCAGCTGGAGGAGCGGAAGCTCCCAGGTAGGCCGGATGAACGGAACGAACGCGGGTATAGGGACAGCCTGCATCTCCAGCGGCCGAAATTCATGGAAAAACGGGGACTTACCCCTGCCGAGCGCGGAACGGCCTACCATACGGTGATGCAGCATATTCCGCTGGATGAGCCGGTAGACCGGTCTGTGCTGGAGGCTACGCTTGTGCGTCTTGAAAGGCTTGCGATCCTTAGCAGGGAACAGGCGGAAGCGGTAGTGCTGGAGGAAGTAGAGCAGTTCTGCCGGAGTGAGCTGGGCCACAGACTCTTCCACTCTGCCTGGAAGACCAGAGAACAGCCCTTCAGCTACACAATGCCAGCCGGTGAAGCCTACCGGGGGCTTGACTATCTGGATGAAGCGGCTGCCGGACTTGCGGATGAGCCGGGCGGCGGTGATTTTGCGGAGACGGTACTGATTCAAGGGGTGATCGACTGCCTGTTCCGGGAAGAGGGACGGCTGATTCTGCTGGATTACAAAACAGATCATATCCCTCCGCACGGGGATGGGCTGGCACAGCTGTCGGACAAATACCGTTTCCAGCTGGAGCTGTACAGCAAGGCTCTGCTGGATATTCTGGGCGAGCCGGTCAGCGAGGTTTGGCTGTACTTTTTCGACGGCGGACATGCTGTGAGATTGTGA
- a CDS encoding transposase, whose product MAPEDKYSQIFEHLHLAPVLFALRKKSHRGRPEKLNVPAMIYSLLIAKMENIEFVSALVRRLNHSHEFRVQCRFTGSDNIPSQASYSRLIHALAQTGMLEQLQDRLVTSALEEGFVSGTHLAVDSSMVEAWDCQFSESASKRRAARREQKKGEAPVAEQLQLEHQEPEPKAVNAPLKKPRYSKPGRPSQAEKERRREEMEAYEQSLGPFQKTIEAMLPYTYDELLTELPRHAARCDKKNTKGRMTSYYGFKANLLVDTDSQYILSGLFSSANPNDQRMAVVLLKGLLLKFPMLKVKHILGDKGYDCAAIYQLIHTLGAYPAISLIHHKDPPAGMNLDYTPVCAQGHTYRYDSFDAKYETLKYTRPSECKGCELSGSDCQKVFKIRMQTDLRLHTYPARGSESFTTLYNKRTAVERVFAYLKEYFGMKRTRHRGVRASVDFQLSTLAYNLSKFALDKLNQQLRDSQQVA is encoded by the coding sequence ATGGCTCCGGAAGATAAATATAGCCAAATCTTTGAACACTTACATTTAGCTCCAGTTCTGTTCGCACTGCGGAAAAAGAGCCACCGTGGACGGCCTGAAAAACTAAACGTACCTGCCATGATCTACTCGCTGCTGATTGCCAAAATGGAGAACATCGAGTTTGTCTCTGCCTTGGTCCGGCGATTGAATCATAGCCACGAATTTCGAGTCCAGTGCCGGTTTACGGGCTCGGACAATATTCCCAGTCAGGCCTCCTATTCTCGTTTGATTCATGCCCTAGCGCAAACGGGAATGCTGGAACAACTTCAGGATCGCCTAGTCACCTCTGCCCTAGAAGAAGGTTTTGTGAGCGGCACCCATCTGGCTGTGGATTCCTCGATGGTTGAGGCATGGGATTGCCAATTTAGCGAATCAGCCTCCAAGCGTCGTGCGGCTCGCCGGGAGCAAAAGAAAGGCGAAGCTCCGGTGGCCGAACAACTTCAGCTCGAACATCAAGAGCCTGAGCCGAAGGCGGTGAACGCGCCGCTGAAGAAACCCAGGTACAGCAAGCCAGGTCGTCCATCCCAGGCCGAAAAGGAACGTCGGCGCGAGGAAATGGAAGCCTATGAACAAAGTCTCGGACCGTTCCAGAAAACCATTGAAGCGATGTTGCCGTACACGTACGATGAACTGCTGACCGAGTTGCCCCGGCATGCTGCGCGTTGTGACAAGAAAAATACGAAGGGCCGAATGACCAGCTATTACGGGTTCAAGGCGAATCTGCTGGTCGACACGGACAGCCAGTATATCCTCAGTGGGCTCTTTAGTTCGGCCAATCCGAATGACCAGCGTATGGCGGTCGTCCTTCTCAAAGGCCTGCTCCTAAAGTTTCCGATGCTAAAGGTCAAGCATATCTTGGGCGACAAAGGCTACGACTGCGCGGCAATCTACCAGTTGATTCATACGCTCGGCGCCTATCCTGCGATTTCCCTGATTCACCATAAAGACCCGCCTGCAGGAATGAATCTGGATTACACGCCGGTGTGCGCTCAAGGACATACGTACCGTTACGACAGTTTTGATGCCAAGTATGAGACCCTGAAGTACACCCGGCCTAGCGAATGCAAAGGCTGTGAGCTTTCCGGTTCCGATTGCCAAAAAGTGTTTAAAATTCGCATGCAAACGGATTTGCGGTTGCACACTTATCCCGCCAGAGGTAGCGAAAGTTTTACCACCCTGTACAACAAGCGGACGGCCGTGGAGCGTGTGTTTGCCTATCTCAAAGAGTATTTCGGGATGAAACGCACACGTCACCGGGGTGTCCGGGCAAGTGTCGATTTCCAGCTCA
- the addB gene encoding helicase-exonuclease AddAB subunit AddB — MTVNFIIGRSGSGKTTTIWERVSSRLKAEPLGAPIIILVPEQGSFGAERGLLAAGGVKGSLRAQTLSFSRLAYRVKQETGGSASLPISEEGKKMLIYKIISKRKEELKLFGASSDRPGFVERLSSLHTELKRCCLGAGDLEEQIGRMRDATLGSPILAGKLDDLHLVFSELDQEMSQLYIDEEDRLAELAEHIADSAYIRGAEIWVDGFHGFSNQEIVVLRELMQYAGTMNIALTLDRIYPPDVAPHELELFHPAAVTYIKLRGMAEEMGLTVWDELLAPPVLPRFQDSPVLAHLERGLQRRRSWTGPAEEVKEAVSIRAAASRRTEVEGVLREMQALARESGAKYGEMAVFMRNMADYEPLIAPLFQDFGVPFFLDQKQSELHHPLVEFIRSALDVVRRRWRYEDVFRCVKTELLLPLDGSITRAHMDELENYVLACGIHGSRWTNGRSWKGIPRLSLEGSEAVDEAMLARMEACRKAVVEPLQAFEQRIKASRSGLELCKAVYLLLEDTEAASKLEEMGAESLKQGRPEAAREHSQLWGAVLGLLDQIAEMMGKERIEFSLFAGVLETGLAELKMGLVPPALDQVLVGTMDRTRVSGVKYAFLLGFNEGVVPAQFKEDGILSEGERLLLEKSGMELAPGSSRKLLDERFLIYNALTTASRKLWISYAVADDEGKALLPSEVIRQLQGMFPQQLDEQFLSGFPQSGNDDDEVHMDFIGHPEQTLRMLLLQLRQWRQGAEIPGMWWEVYNWFAAEQGADKPADEQAAEYRHADLSMKLKLERLLGSLFYRNEGIRLKKETSLRLYGGSTLRGSVSRMERFVACSFSHFASYGLRLKERQLYKLQAPDIGQLFHAALSEMAKRLQEQGRSWGSMTAEECRTEAGKTVDKLSPLLQGEILMSSKRYGYISRKLKNIVGRASVILGEHSRRGSFEPVGLELDFGPGQELPPLRITLPNGCVMEVVGRIDRVDKAEGEQGILLRVIDYKSSQKDLKLHEVYYGLSLQMLTYLDVLLTYSEQWLGQAALPAGALYFHVHDPLLTSANGMNREQAEQELMKRFKMKGLLTADREVVSLMDTTLDKGYSSIVPVALKSDGSFYSSASVATPEQWVQLRSSVRSTISEIGTSITEGDVAIQPYRIQQETACTFCSFRPVCQFDEAVEGNSYNILSKPGKEVIWDLLSRKGGEKL, encoded by the coding sequence ATGACGGTTAACTTCATCATCGGCCGCTCGGGCAGCGGCAAGACGACTACAATATGGGAGCGGGTATCCTCCAGGCTAAAGGCAGAGCCGCTGGGGGCCCCGATCATTATACTTGTTCCCGAGCAGGGATCGTTCGGAGCGGAAAGGGGACTGCTGGCGGCAGGCGGCGTGAAGGGAAGTCTGCGTGCCCAGACGCTCAGCTTCTCGCGTCTCGCCTACCGGGTGAAGCAGGAGACCGGCGGCAGCGCGAGTCTGCCCATCAGTGAAGAAGGCAAAAAGATGCTGATCTACAAGATTATCAGCAAGCGCAAAGAGGAGCTGAAGCTGTTCGGTGCTTCCTCGGACCGGCCGGGATTTGTGGAGCGGCTCAGCAGTCTGCACACGGAGCTTAAGCGCTGTTGTCTTGGAGCCGGAGACCTGGAAGAGCAGATCGGCAGAATGCGGGATGCCACGCTGGGCAGCCCTATTCTGGCCGGGAAGCTGGATGATCTGCATCTCGTCTTCAGCGAGCTGGACCAGGAGATGTCACAGCTCTACATAGATGAAGAGGACAGGCTGGCCGAACTCGCTGAGCATATTGCGGACTCTGCCTATATCCGCGGCGCCGAGATCTGGGTGGACGGTTTCCACGGCTTCAGCAACCAGGAAATTGTCGTCTTACGTGAGCTGATGCAGTATGCCGGCACAATGAACATTGCGCTCACACTGGACCGGATCTATCCTCCTGATGTTGCCCCGCATGAGCTGGAGCTGTTCCATCCGGCAGCGGTAACTTACATTAAGCTGCGGGGAATGGCGGAGGAGATGGGGCTTACCGTATGGGATGAGCTGCTCGCCCCGCCCGTCCTGCCAAGGTTCCAGGACAGTCCAGTACTTGCCCATCTGGAGCGCGGGTTACAGCGCCGGCGTTCCTGGACAGGACCGGCTGAAGAGGTGAAGGAAGCCGTCAGCATCCGGGCTGCGGCTTCGCGCCGCACCGAGGTGGAGGGCGTGCTGCGCGAGATGCAGGCCCTGGCCAGAGAATCTGGAGCCAAATATGGGGAAATGGCGGTATTCATGCGCAATATGGCCGATTATGAACCGCTGATTGCCCCGTTGTTTCAGGACTTCGGCGTTCCGTTCTTCCTGGATCAGAAGCAGAGTGAGCTGCATCATCCGCTGGTGGAATTCATCCGCTCCGCCCTGGATGTCGTCCGCCGCCGCTGGCGTTATGAAGATGTGTTCCGCTGCGTGAAGACGGAGCTGCTGCTGCCGCTGGACGGAAGCATTACCCGCGCTCATATGGATGAGCTGGAGAACTACGTGCTGGCCTGCGGCATTCACGGCTCCCGCTGGACGAACGGGCGCTCTTGGAAGGGCATTCCGCGCCTATCGCTGGAGGGCAGTGAAGCTGTAGATGAAGCGATGCTGGCAAGAATGGAGGCCTGCCGGAAGGCCGTTGTTGAACCGCTGCAGGCATTTGAGCAGAGAATCAAGGCCAGCCGCAGCGGCCTGGAGCTGTGCAAGGCAGTATATCTGCTGCTGGAGGATACGGAAGCGGCAAGCAAGCTCGAAGAGATGGGAGCAGAGTCTCTGAAGCAAGGACGTCCCGAAGCCGCCCGGGAGCATAGCCAGCTCTGGGGCGCTGTTCTGGGCTTGCTGGACCAGATTGCCGAGATGATGGGCAAGGAACGGATAGAATTCAGCCTGTTCGCCGGGGTGCTGGAGACCGGGCTGGCTGAGCTTAAGATGGGGCTCGTCCCGCCTGCACTTGACCAGGTGCTGGTAGGTACGATGGACCGCACCCGGGTGTCGGGGGTGAAGTACGCCTTCCTGCTCGGTTTCAACGAAGGCGTGGTTCCGGCGCAGTTCAAGGAAGACGGCATTCTGTCCGAAGGGGAACGCCTCTTGCTGGAGAAGTCCGGTATGGAGCTTGCACCGGGCTCATCCAGGAAGCTGCTGGATGAACGCTTCCTGATCTACAATGCGCTTACGACGGCCAGCAGGAAGCTGTGGATCAGCTATGCCGTAGCTGACGATGAGGGCAAGGCGCTGCTGCCTTCGGAGGTCATCCGCCAGCTGCAGGGAATGTTCCCGCAGCAGTTAGATGAACAATTCCTCTCCGGCTTCCCGCAGAGCGGCAATGATGACGATGAAGTCCATATGGACTTCATCGGCCATCCTGAGCAGACGCTGCGCATGCTGCTGCTTCAGCTCCGCCAGTGGCGTCAAGGAGCAGAGATACCCGGCATGTGGTGGGAGGTCTATAACTGGTTTGCGGCGGAGCAGGGTGCAGACAAGCCTGCGGATGAACAGGCAGCGGAATACCGTCATGCGGATCTGTCCATGAAGCTGAAGCTGGAGCGGCTGCTCGGCTCGCTGTTCTACCGCAATGAGGGGATACGGCTGAAGAAGGAGACCAGTCTGCGCCTGTATGGCGGTTCCACGCTGCGCGGCAGCGTGTCGCGGATGGAGCGGTTCGTTGCCTGCTCCTTCTCCCATTTCGCTTCCTACGGTCTGCGGCTGAAGGAGCGCCAGCTCTACAAGCTCCAGGCCCCGGATATCGGACAGCTTTTCCATGCGGCCCTCAGTGAAATGGCGAAGCGGCTACAGGAGCAAGGCCGCAGCTGGGGCAGCATGACTGCGGAGGAGTGCCGCACGGAAGCGGGGAAGACCGTAGACAAGCTGTCTCCGCTGTTACAGGGAGAGATTCTGATGAGCAGCAAGCGCTACGGCTATATCTCGCGCAAGCTGAAGAATATTGTCGGCCGCGCTTCGGTCATCCTCGGGGAGCATTCGCGCCGGGGGAGCTTCGAGCCGGTCGGGCTGGAGCTGGATTTTGGCCCGGGTCAGGAATTGCCTCCGCTGAGAATCACACTGCCGAACGGCTGTGTCATGGAGGTGGTCGGCCGGATTGACCGGGTGGATAAGGCTGAAGGAGAGCAGGGAATTCTGCTGCGGGTTATCGACTACAAATCAAGCCAGAAGGATCTCAAGCTGCATGAGGTCTACTATGGATTGTCGCTGCAAATGTTAACGTATCTTGATGTGCTGCTGACCTATTCCGAGCAATGGCTTGGCCAGGCAGCACTGCCTGCCGGTGCGCTCTATTTCCACGTTCATGATCCGCTCCTGACCTCAGCCAACGGCATGAACCGGGAACAGGCGGAGCAGGAGCTGATGAAGCGCTTCAAGATGAAGGGCCTGCTGACCGCCGACCGCGAGGTGGTATCGCTGATGGATACCACACTCGACAAAGGGTATTCCTCTATTGTTCCGGTAGCGCTGAAGAGTGACGGCAGCTTCTACAGCAGTGCATCCGTAGCTACCCCGGAGCAATGGGTGCAGCTGCGGTCCTCGGTGCGCAGCACAATCTCTGAGATCGGGACCAGCATTACAGAGGGGGATGTGGCGATACAGCCTTACCGCATCCAGCAGGAAACAGCCTGCACCTTCTGCTCCTTCCGTCCCGTCTGCCAGTTCGATGAGGCGGTGGAGGGCAATAGTTATAACATTCTCAGCAAGCCGGGCAAAGAAGTGATCTGGGATCTGCTGTCCCGCAAAGGAGGAGAGAAGCTGTGA